One genomic region from Pyrobaculum islandicum DSM 4184 encodes:
- a CDS encoding HD domain-containing protein, with amino-acid sequence MTDILTVVDTLCKTPRVGWLQRGVTDAETVCAHSLLVTLLAGEIAARLNTEGVDINMAEVLAVAAVHDLAEAVLGHPGREVRDRLRWEELEEEVFKREFPHLAEFFRWYRYETNTVGRIVAFADKLATLIRACRYSQLGYPTEDLARSLYKKLMAYDDFAHILDYYVSKYCRGLS; translated from the coding sequence ATGACCGACATACTAACTGTGGTAGATACGCTTTGTAAAACGCCGCGGGTCGGCTGGCTTCAAAGAGGGGTTACAGACGCCGAGACTGTATGTGCCCACTCTCTGCTTGTCACACTTTTAGCAGGCGAAATAGCGGCGAGATTAAACACCGAGGGAGTCGATATAAACATGGCAGAGGTTCTGGCGGTAGCCGCCGTTCATGACCTGGCGGAGGCCGTGTTGGGCCACCCCGGGCGCGAGGTACGTGACAGACTCCGTTGGGAGGAGCTCGAAGAGGAGGTCTTCAAGAGAGAGTTTCCACACCTGGCCGAGTTTTTTAGATGGTATAGATATGAGACAAATACTGTAGGTAGAATAGTGGCGTTTGCAGATAAGTTAGCCACTCTCATAAGAGCTTGTCGCTATAGCCAGTTGGGCTATCCGACAGAGGATTTGGCGAGGTCTTTGTACAAAAAATTAATGGCTTACGACGATTTTGCACATATTTTAGACTACTACGTCAGTAAATACTGCCGAGGGTTGAGCTAA
- a CDS encoding 1-(5-phosphoribosyl)-5-[(5-phosphoribosylamino)methylideneamino] imidazole-4-carboxamide isomerase: MIIPSIDIEGGRAVKRVQGKRGEYIFVGDPLELARRFSRADLVHVVDLDGAEAGRPVNTNVVKQVAHELGGRCQLGGGLRSAEAVEWALSLCRYAVIGSMPFKNPSLFASVAAKYRSRLVVSLDVKGGVVVTDGWTKAAATPEEAAAALKPHGPLAALVITSVDVEGTGAGFRLPVDLAKLRDVAIRLYYAGGVNNCVDVKKALEAGFDGVIVGYALYKGDLKNCAGFIP, from the coding sequence ATGATCATCCCTTCCATCGATATAGAGGGCGGCAGAGCGGTAAAGAGGGTTCAGGGGAAGAGGGGGGAGTACATATTCGTGGGGGATCCCCTCGAGCTCGCGCGTAGGTTCAGCAGAGCTGACCTAGTCCACGTGGTTGACCTAGACGGCGCTGAGGCCGGCCGCCCAGTGAACACAAACGTCGTAAAGCAGGTCGCCCACGAGCTTGGCGGCCGGTGCCAGTTGGGGGGCGGACTCAGGTCGGCGGAGGCAGTGGAGTGGGCTCTATCTCTCTGTAGATACGCGGTGATTGGCTCTATGCCGTTTAAAAACCCGTCTCTGTTCGCCTCTGTTGCGGCTAAATACAGAAGCCGTCTTGTGGTTTCGCTGGACGTGAAAGGTGGCGTTGTTGTCACAGACGGTTGGACTAAGGCGGCCGCCACACCAGAGGAGGCAGCCGCGGCGCTCAAGCCCCACGGTCCCCTCGCTGCGTTGGTCATAACTTCCGTCGACGTGGAGGGGACAGGGGCCGGCTTTAGGCTACCGGTGGATCTAGCGAAGTTGAGAGACGTCGCGATCCGCCTCTACTACGCAGGAGGCGTAAACAACTGTGTAGATGTGAAAAAGGCGTTGGAGGCGGGCTTCGACGGCGTTATCGTCGGCTACGCCCTCTACAAGGGAGATCTGAAAAACTGCGCCGGCTTTATCCCTTGA
- the hisD gene encoding histidinol dehydrogenase: MRRILPRDVVKSVEEIVDDVTERGLQAALEYSRRFDGVVPERALLEPRPGGDPDVVAAALEVAKSLEMLYSKLKPPEAVDFYGGVLRSVFWRPVRSVALYVPARYVSTLVMLAVPARAAGVEKIYVVTPPKGATGELLAVAKELDVAGVIPIGGPHGLAYAVFHMGVDMVAGPGGLYVQAAKYVLSLHVGIDGIEGPTELVVYAEGVPPEKAVAGALAQLEHGPTSFAYLVSTDSGLLEAAAEIYRRERTSSMGPLEVRKVHDVEEAVRLIDSIAPEHLEVWGAREVAYRVRNVGAVSVNMPSPYLDYAAGISHVLPTGGSARWRGIITPATFMKPIGVAEAVGRLELLEAARRLAEYEGFRYHRQALA; encoded by the coding sequence ATGAGGCGCATTCTCCCTCGCGACGTGGTAAAGTCTGTGGAGGAGATAGTAGACGACGTAACGGAGAGGGGGCTACAGGCGGCCCTGGAGTACTCAAGGCGTTTTGACGGCGTTGTGCCAGAGAGAGCCCTCCTAGAACCCAGGCCCGGCGGAGATCCAGACGTGGTGGCTGCAGCGCTGGAGGTGGCCAAATCCCTAGAGATGCTCTACAGTAAGCTCAAGCCGCCCGAGGCTGTAGATTTCTACGGCGGCGTTCTCAGGTCGGTCTTCTGGAGACCGGTGAGGTCGGTGGCTCTCTACGTCCCGGCTAGATATGTGTCGACTCTCGTGATGCTTGCAGTCCCTGCAAGGGCAGCCGGCGTTGAGAAGATATACGTCGTCACCCCGCCCAAGGGCGCCACCGGCGAGCTCCTTGCCGTGGCGAAGGAGCTTGACGTTGCCGGCGTGATCCCCATCGGAGGCCCACACGGTCTCGCCTACGCCGTATTTCACATGGGCGTAGACATGGTGGCGGGGCCCGGGGGGCTCTATGTCCAAGCGGCTAAGTACGTATTGTCTCTACACGTGGGTATCGACGGCATAGAGGGGCCGACAGAGCTTGTGGTATATGCAGAGGGGGTTCCGCCGGAGAAGGCGGTGGCCGGGGCGTTGGCGCAACTAGAGCACGGCCCCACCTCCTTCGCCTACCTAGTCTCAACAGACAGCGGACTGCTGGAGGCCGCCGCCGAGATATACAGACGCGAGAGAACCTCCTCCATGGGACCTCTCGAGGTTAGAAAGGTCCACGATGTAGAAGAGGCGGTGAGGCTCATAGACTCGATAGCCCCTGAGCATCTCGAGGTGTGGGGCGCCAGGGAGGTGGCGTACCGCGTGAGAAACGTGGGAGCTGTCTCAGTAAATATGCCGAGCCCCTACCTTGACTACGCCGCCGGCATAAGCCACGTGTTGCCCACCGGGGGTTCGGCCAGGTGGCGTGGGATAATTACGCCCGCCACTTTCATGAAGCCAATCGGCGTGGCGGAGGCTGTGGGACGTTTAGAGCTTCTAGAGGCCGCCAGAAGGTTGGCGGAGTATGAAGGCTTCAGATACCACAGACAAGCGTTAGCATGA
- a CDS encoding pyridoxal phosphate-dependent aminotransferase yields MPIFDFAYEEPDVGYSKIRLHFNENLFLPEEYYREIMPSVEPQELRYYTDPNNKRLAEKIEIFHGLPQGSVVVTAGADEGLRLAMQLSVHIDGGLAIVEPTYGMAHVIARQVGLKPTVITYNSDLSLDIDRVIKSGVSSVYICSPNNPTAHLVKEVEELVARFSGLVILDSAYAEFAGLWTPKLYEYGNVIEIRTFSKAWGLAGARVGYIVAERKLAQSLRVLSPPHPISSFSAKVIENALEKGRPYVERSIQALSVVREWVLSKIKLEKYYGPVNFVTVRVTKAESIASRLESEGFVVRVLGGKPLCSSCIRFTLAPMAIMEKFILAFDKALKS; encoded by the coding sequence CATACGAAGAACCAGACGTTGGCTATAGTAAGATTAGGCTTCATTTTAACGAAAATCTCTTTCTCCCAGAGGAGTATTATAGAGAGATCATGCCGTCTGTAGAGCCCCAAGAGCTGAGATACTACACAGATCCCAATAACAAGAGGTTGGCTGAAAAAATCGAAATTTTCCACGGCTTACCCCAAGGATCTGTTGTCGTGACGGCCGGCGCCGATGAGGGGCTAAGGCTTGCGATGCAGCTAAGTGTACATATAGACGGCGGCTTGGCTATTGTAGAACCTACATATGGCATGGCGCATGTAATAGCTCGACAAGTTGGACTCAAGCCGACGGTGATTACATATAATAGCGACCTATCGCTAGATATAGATAGAGTAATTAAATCGGGGGTCTCTTCTGTGTATATATGTTCGCCAAACAATCCAACAGCACATTTAGTGAAAGAGGTTGAAGAACTCGTTGCAAGATTTAGTGGGCTGGTTATTCTTGACAGCGCATATGCTGAGTTTGCTGGTCTATGGACGCCTAAGTTATACGAGTATGGCAACGTGATCGAAATTAGGACGTTTTCTAAAGCCTGGGGACTTGCCGGCGCTAGAGTTGGCTATATAGTAGCTGAGAGAAAGTTAGCTCAGTCTCTTAGAGTTTTGTCGCCGCCGCATCCCATATCTTCTTTCTCTGCCAAGGTGATTGAAAATGCGCTAGAGAAGGGAAGACCCTATGTGGAACGGTCTATACAAGCCCTCAGTGTGGTACGTGAGTGGGTTTTGTCTAAGATTAAACTAGAAAAGTATTACGGCCCTGTCAACTTCGTTACTGTAAGAGTCACAAAAGCAGAGTCTATAGCGTCTAGGCTAGAGAGTGAGGGATTTGTGGTAAGAGTATTGGGGGGTAAGCCGCTTTGTTCTTCGTGTATACGTTTTACACTAGCGCCTATGGCAATAATGGAGAAATTCATATTGGCGTTTGACAAAGCATTGAAAAGTTAA
- the hisF gene encoding imidazole glycerol phosphate synthase subunit HisF encodes MPAVRVIPCLDMDGKAGVVVKGVNFMGIKEVGDPVEMAVRYEEEGADEIAVLDITATPEGRGTFIDSVRRVASAVTIPVLVGGGVRSLSDAEALFKAGADKVSVNTAAVKNPQLVAEMAREFGSQSTVVAIDAKLVGDRYEVYVRGGRDPTGLDAVEWAKKVEELGAGEILLTSIDRDGTKLGYDVELLRRVAHSVKIPVIASGGAGELKHFYEAVAAGADAVLAASLFHFKIIDVAEVKRYLNRLGVEVRL; translated from the coding sequence ATGCCGGCCGTCAGAGTGATACCTTGCTTAGACATGGACGGAAAGGCGGGGGTGGTGGTAAAGGGCGTCAACTTCATGGGCATTAAGGAGGTGGGAGATCCCGTGGAGATGGCCGTTAGATATGAGGAGGAGGGCGCCGACGAAATCGCCGTGTTAGATATAACAGCTACGCCGGAGGGCAGAGGCACGTTTATAGATTCTGTGAGGAGGGTCGCCTCCGCCGTGACGATACCCGTCCTCGTCGGCGGCGGCGTGAGGAGTCTGTCAGACGCAGAGGCGTTGTTTAAAGCCGGCGCCGACAAGGTCTCGGTGAACACAGCCGCCGTCAAAAACCCGCAGCTGGTGGCGGAGATGGCTAGGGAGTTCGGCTCCCAGTCCACGGTGGTGGCGATAGACGCTAAGCTCGTGGGCGATAGATATGAGGTCTATGTCCGAGGGGGCCGCGACCCCACGGGCCTAGACGCCGTGGAGTGGGCGAAAAAGGTAGAGGAGTTGGGGGCTGGGGAGATACTGCTGACTTCTATAGATAGAGATGGGACAAAGCTGGGCTACGACGTCGAGCTCCTCAGGAGGGTCGCTCACTCCGTCAAAATCCCGGTGATCGCCTCCGGGGGGGCCGGCGAGCTTAAACACTTCTACGAGGCCGTCGCCGCGGGGGCCGACGCGGTCTTGGCAGCAAGTCTCTTCCACTTTAAGATTATAGATGTGGCGGAGGTCAAGCGTTACCTCAACAGGCTTGGGGTGGAGGTTAGGCTATGA
- a CDS encoding CBS domain-containing protein, giving the protein MKVKDLVKNSVISCYIDEPIECAIAKMYAANVGSVVVLDRSGNPVGIVTERDIVRFLAQEIDLKTPLEKVARKTLITASVEDSIISAAVKMIEHNIRHMPVVDQGKIIGVISIRDVLRALLTTEAFP; this is encoded by the coding sequence ATGAAGGTAAAAGATCTCGTGAAAAATTCTGTAATCTCTTGCTATATTGACGAACCCATTGAGTGTGCCATTGCTAAGATGTATGCTGCAAATGTCGGAAGCGTTGTGGTGCTAGATAGATCTGGTAACCCTGTCGGAATAGTTACTGAGCGGGACATAGTCAGATTTTTAGCTCAAGAAATCGATTTAAAAACCCCGCTAGAGAAAGTCGCACGTAAGACTTTGATCACCGCATCAGTGGAAGACTCCATAATTTCCGCCGCTGTAAAAATGATAGAACACAACATACGCCACATGCCTGTAGTAGACCAAGGTAAGATCATAGGCGTTATAAGCATAAGAGATGTGCTACGGGCGTTGTTAACAACAGAGGCATTTCCCTGA
- the hisG gene encoding ATP phosphoribosyltransferase, whose protein sequence is MLLAIPSKGRLQEPTLRLLEAVGIKPLASDERALVLPTSWNDVNIIKARPEDIPYLVDSGRIWAGITGHDYIIESGSNVVEVLDLEFGKGKLVVAVPKTSGIKSIDELPPGARVATKFVNIAYNYFAELGKRVRIVRVAGSVEILPQLGIADAILDVMATGTTLEIHGLTPIATVLETSARLIVHPNYVNHELTKKLVTFIKGYYAAQGRKMIFLNVPATKLEDVLSILPAMEAPSVTKLAKGDVYEVFSVVPEDILPDLVMKLKNAGAKDIVVTSIEKLIS, encoded by the coding sequence ATGCTTCTTGCAATACCCTCTAAAGGGAGACTACAAGAGCCTACTCTGAGGTTGTTAGAGGCTGTGGGGATAAAGCCTCTTGCCTCAGATGAAAGAGCGCTTGTACTACCAACCTCATGGAATGACGTAAATATAATCAAGGCGAGACCTGAGGATATTCCATATCTAGTAGATTCTGGTAGAATATGGGCTGGAATTACAGGCCATGATTACATAATTGAGTCTGGGTCAAATGTGGTTGAAGTACTTGACTTAGAATTCGGCAAGGGTAAGCTCGTGGTGGCTGTGCCAAAGACCAGCGGTATAAAGTCTATAGACGAACTGCCGCCAGGGGCAAGAGTTGCGACAAAGTTTGTAAACATCGCCTACAACTACTTCGCAGAGTTGGGTAAACGGGTGAGGATAGTCAGAGTTGCAGGTTCTGTCGAGATCCTACCTCAGCTAGGTATTGCAGATGCAATTTTAGACGTTATGGCTACAGGTACAACACTTGAAATACATGGGCTAACGCCCATAGCCACAGTGTTAGAGACATCTGCCAGATTAATAGTCCACCCGAACTACGTCAACCATGAGCTGACGAAAAAACTCGTGACTTTTATAAAAGGCTATTATGCCGCCCAGGGGAGAAAAATGATTTTTCTAAATGTGCCAGCTACAAAGCTGGAGGATGTGTTATCTATTCTCCCAGCTATGGAGGCCCCCAGCGTTACAAAATTAGCGAAGGGAGACGTCTACGAGGTTTTCAGCGTAGTTCCAGAGGATATTCTACCTGACCTAGTTATGAAGTTGAAAAACGCAGGGGCAAAAGACATTGTAGTTACATCTATAGAGAAATTGATTAGTTGA
- a CDS encoding RtcB family protein, with product MGNFPINKVNDYVWEIPPGVKPCQKVPVRIFADSVLLEKMKADLTIEQGINVGCLPGIYKYSIILPDGHQGYGFPIGGVAAIDAENGVISPGGIGYDINCGVRVLRTNLTEEEVRPKLKELVDTIFRLVPPGVGGTGHLKLSPGEFERVLAEGVEWAVQKGYGWAEDMEYIEERGSWKLADPSKVSEKAKARGKDQLGTLGSGNHFLEIQVVDKIFDEKVAKVFGIEREGQVLVMIHTGSRGLGHQVATDYLLIMERNMRRWGLNLPDRELAAAPLNDKVAEDYIKAMAAAANFAWTNRHIIMHWVREAFKKVFGSIEKVGLELIYDVAHNIAKLEEHIVDDKGTVRRVWVHRKGATRAFPPGNPEIPAKYRQVGQPVLIPGSMGTASWILVGTPEAMKLTFGTAPHGAGRVLSREAAIRMYPPHKVQEEMTKRGIIVRSAETEVISEEAPWAYKDVDRVVESTHQVGFAKKVVRQRPIGVVKG from the coding sequence ATGGGAAACTTCCCTATTAACAAAGTTAATGATTATGTGTGGGAGATTCCACCTGGCGTAAAGCCGTGTCAAAAAGTTCCAGTCAGGATATTTGCTGATAGTGTACTACTTGAAAAAATGAAGGCCGACCTCACCATCGAGCAAGGCATTAACGTAGGCTGTCTCCCCGGCATTTATAAATACAGCATAATTCTCCCAGACGGACATCAGGGTTACGGCTTTCCCATAGGCGGCGTAGCTGCAATTGACGCAGAAAACGGTGTAATTTCGCCTGGAGGCATTGGTTACGATATCAACTGTGGGGTCCGCGTCTTAAGGACTAATCTCACAGAGGAGGAGGTCAGGCCGAAGCTTAAGGAGCTTGTAGACACTATATTTAGACTCGTGCCGCCTGGAGTGGGAGGCACAGGCCACCTCAAGCTGTCGCCTGGCGAATTTGAAAGAGTACTTGCAGAAGGCGTAGAGTGGGCAGTACAAAAGGGGTACGGCTGGGCTGAAGATATGGAGTATATAGAGGAGAGGGGGTCTTGGAAGCTTGCAGACCCCTCTAAAGTCAGCGAAAAGGCCAAGGCGAGGGGCAAAGATCAGTTAGGCACCTTAGGCTCTGGGAACCACTTCCTAGAGATTCAGGTAGTAGACAAGATTTTTGACGAGAAAGTGGCCAAAGTGTTTGGCATAGAGAGGGAGGGACAAGTTCTCGTGATGATACACACCGGGAGCCGCGGCCTTGGACACCAGGTGGCAACAGATTATCTTTTGATTATGGAAAGAAATATGAGGAGGTGGGGCTTAAATCTGCCTGACAGAGAGCTGGCAGCGGCTCCTCTCAATGATAAAGTTGCCGAGGATTATATCAAGGCTATGGCCGCAGCCGCCAATTTTGCTTGGACAAACCGCCATATAATTATGCATTGGGTTAGAGAAGCCTTTAAGAAGGTGTTTGGCTCTATAGAGAAGGTGGGACTGGAGCTTATCTACGACGTTGCGCACAACATCGCAAAACTTGAAGAACACATAGTAGACGACAAAGGCACAGTGAGAAGAGTGTGGGTACACCGCAAAGGAGCAACTAGAGCCTTTCCGCCCGGAAACCCTGAGATACCTGCAAAATATAGACAGGTGGGCCAGCCAGTTTTAATACCGGGTAGCATGGGCACGGCTTCCTGGATACTGGTAGGCACCCCTGAAGCTATGAAGCTCACCTTCGGCACGGCGCCGCATGGCGCAGGCCGCGTCTTGAGCAGAGAGGCCGCCATTAGGATGTACCCGCCGCACAAGGTGCAAGAGGAGATGACGAAGCGTGGTATCATTGTGAGAAGCGCGGAGACCGAGGTGATAAGCGAGGAGGCGCCGTGGGCCTACAAGGACGTGGACAGGGTAGTGGAGTCAACCCACCAGGTGGGCTTTGCGAAGAAGGTAGTTAGGCAGAGGCCCATCGGCGTGGTCAAGGGATAA
- the hisB gene encoding imidazoleglycerol-phosphate dehydratase (catalyzes the dehydration of D-erythro-1-(imidazol-4-yl)glycerol 3-phosphate to 3-(imidazol-4-yl)-2-oxopropyl phosphate in histidine biosynthesis), translating into MSYVRETAETYVAMSLKAGERPRVETPIPFLTHMLETFLLYAGLGGTVEAREKRRLDDGHHLIEDVAIALGRALDQMLGDRGRIARFGWAAVPMDDAFALAAVDLGGRAYCVVKAKLPPVDLGGYPLWMFPHWVCTLASEARATIHVYTRGRDPHHKVETAHKALGLAFRQAMSPGSDVLSTKGVLG; encoded by the coding sequence ATGTCCTACGTCAGAGAGACGGCGGAGACTTACGTCGCCATGTCTCTAAAAGCGGGCGAAAGGCCGCGGGTTGAGACACCGATTCCATTTCTTACACACATGCTGGAGACCTTCCTCCTATACGCCGGGTTAGGCGGGACTGTAGAGGCTAGGGAAAAGAGGAGGCTGGACGACGGCCACCACCTCATCGAAGATGTGGCCATTGCGCTGGGCAGAGCGCTGGACCAGATGCTGGGGGATCGGGGGAGGATAGCGAGGTTCGGCTGGGCGGCGGTGCCCATGGACGACGCGTTTGCGTTGGCGGCGGTGGACCTAGGCGGCAGGGCGTACTGTGTTGTGAAAGCTAAGCTCCCCCCTGTCGATCTGGGGGGCTATCCCCTCTGGATGTTTCCACACTGGGTCTGCACACTCGCTTCGGAGGCAAGAGCCACTATACATGTGTATACACGCGGCAGAGACCCGCACCACAAGGTAGAGACGGCGCACAAGGCGCTCGGGCTGGCCTTTAGACAAGCCATGTCTCCCGGGAGTGACGTCCTATCTACAAAGGGGGTGTTGGGATGA
- the gatD gene encoding Glu-tRNA(Gln) amidotransferase subunit GatD, with protein sequence MYRRVRVVLENGDVFEGVLIPPTQFSDPDIVVLKLRNGYNVGFKKSRIREIVDLGEVVSGEPAPPRVPELKGEKVWLLATGGTILSRVDYVTGGVYPTLSVEYLFEVLGGLEASVEAEQVAAKFSEDMTPAMWSYIAARVGDAFKRGARGVVVLHGTDTMHYTAAALAFAFKSAPGPIALVGAQRSSDRPSTDAVLNLKAAMAVATRAPFAESVVVMHKASSDSIIAVHRGTRVRKMHTSRRDAFQSINTTPLAEYYVEKDLLQILAEEYKERGALEYTDRFEEAVALVKFFPGMHPRMLDVLLEIGTKGVVIEGTGFGHVGEYLLPSVKRLVDAGVIVAMTSQTIYGRVNLYVYRRGRELLSLGVVPLEDMLPEVAYVKMSWALANFRREEVPQVLKTPFAYEISPRSDPTAFGAL encoded by the coding sequence ATGTATAGGAGAGTAAGAGTGGTGTTGGAAAATGGCGATGTTTTTGAAGGCGTTTTAATACCGCCTACACAATTTAGTGACCCAGATATTGTGGTGTTAAAGTTGAGAAATGGTTATAACGTTGGTTTTAAAAAGAGTCGTATACGCGAAATTGTAGACTTAGGCGAAGTTGTCAGTGGCGAGCCGGCTCCGCCACGTGTGCCAGAGTTAAAGGGTGAGAAAGTTTGGCTACTAGCCACTGGGGGGACTATTCTCTCACGGGTTGATTATGTAACTGGCGGCGTATACCCGACGCTTAGTGTTGAATATCTCTTTGAAGTTTTAGGCGGCTTGGAAGCCTCTGTTGAAGCTGAACAAGTGGCGGCGAAATTTAGCGAAGACATGACTCCTGCCATGTGGTCTTACATAGCGGCCAGAGTTGGCGACGCATTTAAGAGGGGGGCTAGAGGTGTTGTGGTGCTCCACGGAACAGACACTATGCACTATACGGCAGCGGCGCTGGCTTTTGCTTTTAAAAGCGCGCCCGGGCCTATAGCGCTCGTGGGGGCGCAGAGGTCAAGCGACAGGCCTTCTACAGATGCGGTCCTTAATCTAAAGGCCGCCATGGCAGTTGCCACAAGAGCGCCATTTGCGGAGTCTGTAGTAGTTATGCATAAAGCCAGTAGCGACAGTATAATTGCCGTACATAGGGGGACAAGGGTTAGAAAAATGCATACGTCTAGGCGTGATGCTTTCCAGTCGATAAACACAACGCCCCTGGCTGAATATTATGTTGAAAAAGATCTTTTACAGATACTCGCCGAGGAGTACAAAGAGAGGGGGGCTTTAGAGTATACAGATAGATTTGAGGAGGCGGTTGCACTTGTGAAATTTTTCCCAGGGATGCACCCCAGGATGTTAGACGTGTTGCTAGAGATAGGGACCAAGGGCGTTGTTATTGAGGGCACGGGCTTTGGCCACGTTGGAGAGTATTTACTCCCCTCCGTAAAGCGGTTGGTAGATGCCGGGGTGATTGTAGCTATGACCAGCCAGACTATCTACGGCAGGGTAAATCTCTACGTCTACCGGAGGGGGAGAGAGCTCCTTTCCCTAGGCGTAGTGCCTCTAGAAGACATGCTTCCTGAGGTGGCGTATGTCAAAATGTCGTGGGCTTTGGCAAACTTTAGGCGAGAGGAGGTGCCGCAAGTTCTCAAAACGCCTTTTGCATATGAGATAAGTCCAAGATCCGACCCTACAGCATTTGGCGCCCTATGA
- the hisE gene encoding phosphoribosyl-ATP diphosphatase → MSCEILRKLEEVIRRRIEEKNPESYTYRLYSSGIHNVARKVGEEAVEVAVAALAEGKSRIVEEAADLLYHLLVLLNSTGLSLGDVCAELERRMR, encoded by the coding sequence ATGAGCTGCGAAATTCTTAGGAAGCTGGAGGAAGTCATAAGGAGGAGGATCGAGGAGAAGAACCCGGAGAGTTACACCTACCGCCTGTACTCCTCGGGGATCCACAACGTGGCGAGGAAAGTCGGCGAGGAGGCGGTGGAGGTGGCCGTGGCGGCATTGGCAGAGGGCAAAAGCCGTATTGTTGAAGAGGCGGCAGACCTGTTATACCACCTCCTCGTCCTCCTCAATTCCACAGGCCTATCCCTTGGCGATGTGTGTGCCGAGTTAGAGAGACGGATGCGCTGA